A part of Eubacterium sp. AB3007 genomic DNA contains:
- a CDS encoding phenylacetate--CoA ligase family protein, giving the protein MGRYYQQEIETASRDQITTWQNERLVSQVRNVYENVEYYRNKMKEKGVEPGDIKGIEDLWKLPFLTKDDLREAYPYGLMARSLSDCVRIHSTSGTTGRRVVAFYTQHDLDLWEDCCARALVAAGGTAQDVVHVSYGYGLFTGGAGLDGGSHKLGSLTLPMSSGNTDRQIQFLTDLKTTILCCTPSYAAYLAETITERGLKDQISLKAGIFGAEAWSENMRHDIEEKLGIKAYDIYGLTEISGPGVAFECEEQTGMHINEDHFIAEIIDPDTGKVLGPGEKGELVFTSITKEAFPLLRYRTKDITILSNNPCSCGRTFVKMRKPMGRSDDMLIVKGVNVFPSQIETVLMREGYPANYVIIVTRENNSDKLELQVEMTNEMFSDSMKEMEHRQKSLVGALKSMLGIYVNVKLVAPKTIQRSEGKAQRIIDKRNL; this is encoded by the coding sequence ATGGGAAGATATTATCAACAGGAGATCGAGACAGCCTCCCGTGATCAGATCACGACCTGGCAAAATGAGAGACTTGTCAGCCAGGTCCGAAATGTGTACGAGAATGTAGAGTACTACAGAAACAAGATGAAAGAAAAGGGCGTAGAACCTGGTGACATCAAGGGGATCGAAGATCTCTGGAAACTTCCATTCCTCACCAAGGACGACCTCAGAGAGGCGTATCCCTATGGACTGATGGCAAGATCTCTTTCAGATTGTGTACGGATCCACTCCACAAGTGGGACAACCGGCAGACGTGTGGTCGCCTTCTACACACAACATGACCTGGATCTGTGGGAAGACTGTTGTGCCAGAGCCCTGGTCGCTGCTGGAGGAACAGCACAGGATGTGGTCCACGTTTCCTACGGATACGGACTCTTTACCGGAGGCGCCGGACTTGACGGCGGCAGCCACAAACTGGGTTCTCTTACGCTTCCCATGTCCTCCGGAAATACAGATCGCCAGATCCAGTTCCTGACCGATCTGAAGACCACGATCCTCTGCTGTACACCATCCTATGCGGCCTATCTGGCAGAGACCATCACAGAACGGGGGCTGAAAGATCAGATCAGCCTGAAGGCAGGAATCTTCGGTGCAGAAGCCTGGAGCGAGAACATGCGCCACGATATCGAAGAAAAACTCGGTATCAAAGCCTATGATATCTACGGACTGACAGAGATCTCAGGTCCCGGTGTCGCTTTCGAATGTGAGGAACAGACAGGGATGCACATCAACGAAGACCACTTCATTGCAGAGATCATTGATCCGGATACAGGAAAGGTCCTGGGTCCCGGAGAGAAAGGGGAGTTGGTATTTACCAGCATCACCAAGGAGGCGTTTCCTCTTCTCCGCTATCGCACCAAAGACATCACGATTCTGTCAAACAATCCCTGCTCCTGTGGCAGAACCTTCGTAAAGATGAGAAAGCCAATGGGCAGAAGCGACGACATGCTCATCGTCAAGGGCGTCAACGTATTCCCAAGCCAGATCGAGACCGTCCTGATGAGAGAAGGCTATCCGGCAAACTATGTGATTATTGTCACCAGAGAGAACAACAGCGACAAGCTGGAACTGCAGGTAGAGATGACAAACGAGATGTTCTCCGACTCCATGAAGGAGATGGAACACCGTCAGAAGAGCCTGGTAGGTGCCCTGAAATCCATGTTGGGGATCTATGTCAACGTCAAACTCGTTGCGCCTAAGACCATCCAGAGGAGCGAAGGAAAGGCGCAGCGTATTATCGACAAGCGAAACCTATAG
- a CDS encoding phosphoribosylformylglycinamidine synthase: MVYRIYVEKKKDFAGEAQALSSELCALFGLPIEDLRIINRYDVEGIDEELFRSVVSTVFSEPQVDDTFEELVIPDNTSVFAVEYLPGQFDQRANSASECIQLISKGERPEVRSAKVYLLKGDLGQAEIDTIKKYVINPVEAREASLDTFDTLKMTYDIPTEVEVVEGFNSMDEKALEEFLDARGLAMDLADLKFCQEYFRGEDREPTITEIKVIDTYWSDHCRHTTFNTTIDSVKFHDPEIQTAYEDYISTRKELGRTKPVNLMDMGTLAAKYLRKEGKLDKLDESEEINACTVKMDVNVDGKTEEWLLLFKNETHNHPTEIEPFGGAATCIGGAIRDPLSGRSYVYSAMRVTGAADPLTPLSETLEGKLPQRKIVTTAADGYSSYGNQIGLATGQVDEVYHPGYVAKRMEVGAVIAAAPAENVVRERPEAGDIVILLGGKTGRDGCGGATGASKKHTLESLETCGAEVQKGNAPEERKLQRLFRNEEASRMIKRCNDFGAGGVSVAIGELADGLDIDLNAVPKKYEGLDGTELAISESQERMAVVVAEKDAERFCELARMENLEATRVAVVVAEPYLKESWNGKAIVNISRAFLDTNGAEKHIDVEIPMHDDFAKAGTGDFRKDYMEMAADLNVCSKRGLSEEFDSTIGAGTVMMPFGGKFQRTPSQAMVNLISVEKKHTDTCSFMSWGFNPDISSASPYHGAYLAVVESASKLVAAGASFKEVYLSFQEYFEKPGTGATRWGKPMAAVLGAFKAQKDLGIAAIGGKDSMSGTFEDIDVPPTLISFAVTTDKVSKVITPEFKGVDHNVIMMIPEYDENGIPTGESLVTLFDIMDQLNEAGVVEAAYTPTFGGVAEAILKMSMGNGIGFRYADSIDEKRLFGYHYGAFILEVAKGTKLEGENIIELGTTISRSSIMLKDIEIPMEDLMEAYENKLEPVYKCNIQPTDRKLETFTFEADSRPHASYTIERPRVLIPVFPGTNCEYDSAKAFADAGAETDIFVINNLTPSAVAESVSQFAEKIAQSQIIFIPGGFSGGDEPDGSGKFITAFFRNPEIKEAVTEFLDKREGLMIGICNGFQALVKLGLVPYGKIVDTDENSATLTFNEIRRHQSKIVRVRVASNKSPWMAGTKPGEIYSVPISHGEGRFIAPESLIRQLAENGQILTQYVDLDGHVTNAIQYNPNGSYYAIEGITSPDGRVLGKMGHAERTGKDLYKNVPGDYDMHLFRSAVAFFR; the protein is encoded by the coding sequence ATGGTATACAGAATATACGTTGAAAAGAAAAAAGACTTTGCAGGAGAAGCGCAGGCGCTGTCCAGCGAGCTTTGTGCTCTGTTTGGACTGCCCATCGAAGATCTTCGCATCATCAACCGCTACGACGTAGAGGGCATCGACGAGGAACTTTTCCGTAGTGTGGTCAGCACTGTCTTCTCTGAGCCACAGGTGGATGACACATTCGAAGAACTGGTGATTCCGGACAATACCAGCGTGTTTGCGGTGGAGTATCTCCCCGGACAGTTCGACCAGCGGGCCAATTCCGCTTCAGAGTGTATCCAGCTGATCTCCAAGGGAGAACGACCAGAGGTAAGATCAGCCAAGGTATATCTACTGAAAGGGGATCTGGGCCAGGCAGAGATTGACACGATCAAGAAATACGTCATCAATCCGGTGGAAGCCAGAGAGGCGTCTCTGGACACCTTCGATACGCTGAAGATGACCTATGATATCCCTACAGAAGTGGAGGTCGTAGAAGGGTTCAACTCCATGGATGAGAAGGCGCTGGAGGAATTTTTGGATGCCAGGGGACTCGCCATGGACCTGGCTGATCTGAAATTCTGCCAGGAGTACTTCCGGGGAGAAGACAGGGAGCCCACCATCACAGAGATCAAGGTAATCGACACCTACTGGTCCGATCACTGCCGGCATACCACTTTCAACACTACCATCGACAGCGTTAAGTTCCACGACCCGGAGATCCAGACAGCCTATGAGGATTACATCTCCACAAGAAAGGAACTTGGTCGCACCAAACCCGTCAATCTGATGGATATGGGTACGTTGGCCGCCAAGTACCTACGCAAGGAAGGAAAACTGGACAAGCTGGATGAGTCCGAGGAGATCAATGCCTGCACCGTCAAGATGGATGTGAATGTGGACGGAAAGACCGAGGAGTGGCTTCTCCTGTTCAAGAACGAGACCCACAATCACCCCACAGAGATCGAACCTTTTGGTGGAGCTGCTACCTGTATCGGCGGCGCGATCCGCGATCCTCTGTCTGGCAGAAGTTACGTCTACAGCGCCATGCGTGTAACCGGTGCGGCAGACCCACTGACACCGCTGTCTGAGACGCTGGAAGGCAAACTCCCACAGCGCAAGATTGTTACCACCGCAGCAGACGGATACAGTTCCTATGGCAATCAGATTGGACTGGCGACAGGGCAGGTGGACGAGGTCTATCACCCGGGCTATGTTGCCAAGCGCATGGAGGTAGGCGCTGTCATCGCGGCGGCCCCTGCTGAGAACGTGGTCAGAGAACGGCCGGAAGCTGGCGATATCGTCATTCTGCTGGGTGGAAAGACCGGAAGAGATGGATGTGGTGGTGCTACCGGCGCTTCCAAGAAGCACACCCTGGAATCTCTAGAGACCTGCGGAGCAGAGGTACAGAAAGGAAATGCTCCCGAAGAGCGTAAGCTACAGAGACTATTCCGTAACGAAGAAGCCTCCCGTATGATCAAACGTTGTAATGATTTTGGCGCAGGCGGCGTATCTGTTGCCATCGGCGAACTGGCCGATGGACTGGACATAGATCTGAACGCAGTTCCAAAGAAATACGAAGGACTTGATGGCACTGAACTTGCTATCTCTGAATCCCAGGAGAGAATGGCTGTCGTGGTCGCCGAGAAGGACGCAGAACGCTTCTGCGAGCTTGCCCGTATGGAAAACCTGGAAGCCACCAGAGTAGCTGTCGTAGTGGCAGAGCCGTATCTGAAGGAATCCTGGAACGGCAAGGCTATCGTCAACATTTCCCGCGCCTTCCTGGACACCAACGGTGCGGAAAAGCATATTGATGTAGAGATTCCGATGCACGACGATTTCGCCAAGGCAGGGACAGGGGACTTCCGCAAGGATTATATGGAAATGGCTGCCGACCTGAACGTCTGCTCCAAGCGAGGATTGTCCGAGGAGTTCGACTCCACCATTGGGGCCGGCACGGTCATGATGCCGTTCGGAGGTAAATTCCAACGCACTCCCAGTCAGGCGATGGTCAACCTGATTTCTGTCGAAAAGAAGCACACCGACACCTGTTCCTTCATGTCCTGGGGCTTCAATCCGGATATATCCAGTGCCAGCCCTTATCACGGAGCTTATCTGGCTGTGGTCGAATCCGCCTCCAAACTGGTGGCGGCAGGCGCTTCCTTCAAGGAAGTCTACCTGAGTTTTCAGGAGTATTTTGAAAAGCCTGGTACCGGTGCTACCAGATGGGGGAAGCCCATGGCAGCAGTACTGGGTGCATTCAAGGCACAGAAGGATCTGGGGATCGCTGCTATCGGAGGCAAAGATTCCATGAGCGGCACCTTCGAGGATATCGATGTACCTCCTACTTTGATCTCCTTCGCCGTCACCACAGACAAGGTCAGCAAGGTCATCACCCCCGAATTCAAGGGAGTAGACCATAATGTTATTATGATGATTCCTGAGTACGATGAGAATGGAATCCCCACCGGCGAATCGCTGGTGACGTTGTTTGATATCATGGACCAGCTGAACGAGGCAGGTGTGGTTGAGGCTGCCTATACACCGACATTCGGCGGCGTGGCCGAAGCCATCCTTAAGATGTCTATGGGCAATGGGATCGGTTTCCGGTATGCTGACAGCATCGATGAAAAGAGGCTCTTTGGTTACCACTATGGTGCATTTATCCTGGAGGTGGCAAAAGGCACAAAACTAGAAGGAGAAAACATCATCGAACTGGGAACTACAATCTCACGCTCTTCGATCATGTTGAAGGATATTGAAATCCCCATGGAAGACCTTATGGAAGCTTACGAGAACAAGTTGGAGCCAGTTTATAAGTGTAACATCCAACCGACAGACAGAAAACTGGAGACCTTCACCTTCGAAGCTGACAGCCGTCCGCACGCGAGCTATACGATTGAGAGACCTCGTGTACTGATTCCGGTGTTCCCTGGTACCAACTGCGAATATGACTCCGCAAAGGCGTTCGCAGATGCTGGTGCGGAGACAGATATCTTTGTTATCAACAACCTGACACCATCTGCTGTTGCAGAGTCTGTCAGCCAGTTTGCCGAAAAGATCGCTCAGTCTCAGATCATCTTTATTCCGGGAGGTTTCTCCGGAGGAGATGAACCTGATGGATCCGGAAAGTTTATCACCGCCTTCTTCCGCAATCCGGAGATCAAGGAAGCCGTGACCGAATTCCTGGACAAGAGAGAAGGTCTGATGATCGGAATCTGCAACGGTTTCCAGGCCCTGGTCAAGCTTGGATTGGTTCCCTATGGCAAGATCGTAGATACCGACGAGAACAGTGCGACTTTGACCTTCAATGAGATCCGCCGGCATCAGTCAAAGATCGTCCGTGTGCGTGTGGCTTCCAACAAGTCACCTTGGATGGCCGGAACCAAACCCGGGGAGATCTACAGTGTTCCTATCTCCCACGGGGAAGGACGATTCATCGCGCCGGAATCCCTTATCCGACAGTTGGCGGAGAACGGCCAGATCCTGACCCAGTACGTGGACCTGGATGGTCATGTCACCAATGCGATCCAGTATAACCCCAACGGCAGCTATTACGCTATCGAAGGCATCACTTCCCCGGATGGCAGAGTTTTGGGCAAGATGGGCCATGCGGAAAGAACGGGCAAGGATCTCTATAAGAACGTGCCGGGAGATTACGATATGCATCTCTTCCGTTCCGCAGTTGCGTTCTTTCGTTAG
- the purD gene encoding phosphoribosylamine--glycine ligase — protein sequence MVIGGGGREHAIIKKIKENPKAETIYALPGNGGMEDDCICTGVGAEDLPAIVEFAKTHAIDFAVVAPDDPLVMGCVDLLEAEGIPCFGPNKEAAIIEGSKAFSKELMKAYGIPTAAYETFTEMEEALDYVQECKIPVVIKADGLAKGKGVTIAQTREEAVKAVNSMMEDKIFGDSGSCVVIEEYLEGPEVSVLAFTDGNTLVPMVSSMDHKRAYDGDQGPNTGGMGTVAPNPYYTEAVAEQCAEEIFLPTMIAMNKEGRTFKGCLYFGLMITADGPKVIEYNCRFGDPETQVVLPLLTSDLLDIMLHVSEGTLAEAEVTFSDQAACCVVLASKGYPGSYEKGCPLEIPEDLAHVFIAGARKGEQGQLLSNGGRCIGVTECADTLAEAIDKAYTSVKRIGFENGFYRNDIGQRALKALEA from the coding sequence ATGGTCATAGGTGGCGGCGGAAGAGAGCACGCCATTATCAAGAAAATCAAAGAGAATCCCAAGGCAGAGACCATCTACGCGCTGCCCGGAAACGGTGGTATGGAGGATGATTGTATCTGCACAGGTGTTGGCGCAGAAGATCTGCCTGCTATCGTGGAGTTTGCCAAGACTCATGCTATCGATTTTGCGGTAGTCGCCCCGGATGATCCGCTGGTCATGGGCTGCGTTGATCTGCTGGAGGCGGAAGGTATCCCCTGCTTTGGACCAAATAAGGAAGCCGCCATCATCGAGGGCAGCAAGGCCTTCTCCAAGGAGCTCATGAAAGCATATGGTATCCCAACGGCAGCCTATGAGACCTTCACCGAGATGGAAGAAGCCCTGGACTACGTACAGGAATGTAAAATCCCAGTGGTCATAAAAGCAGACGGTCTTGCGAAGGGGAAGGGCGTGACCATCGCCCAGACAAGGGAAGAGGCAGTGAAAGCCGTGAATTCCATGATGGAAGATAAAATTTTTGGGGATAGCGGAAGCTGCGTTGTCATCGAAGAATATCTGGAAGGCCCTGAGGTGTCCGTTCTGGCTTTCACCGATGGCAACACACTGGTCCCAATGGTATCCTCTATGGACCATAAGCGGGCTTATGATGGTGATCAGGGTCCAAATACCGGCGGGATGGGCACAGTCGCCCCGAACCCTTACTATACAGAAGCGGTGGCAGAGCAGTGTGCAGAAGAGATATTCCTGCCAACCATGATCGCCATGAATAAAGAAGGACGCACCTTCAAGGGCTGCCTATATTTCGGCCTTATGATCACCGCTGATGGCCCCAAGGTCATCGAGTACAATTGCCGATTTGGGGATCCGGAGACGCAGGTGGTGCTCCCGCTGCTTACCTCAGATCTTCTGGATATCATGCTCCATGTCTCGGAAGGGACGCTGGCAGAAGCCGAGGTGACATTCTCAGACCAGGCCGCCTGCTGTGTGGTGCTGGCCTCCAAGGGATACCCTGGTTCTTACGAGAAGGGATGCCCTTTGGAGATTCCAGAGGATCTTGCCCACGTGTTCATCGCCGGCGCCAGGAAAGGCGAGCAGGGCCAGCTTCTGTCCAATGGCGGCCGTTGCATAGGCGTCACTGAATGCGCAGATACCCTGGCAGAGGCCATCGACAAAGCCTACACTTCCGTGAAGCGGATCGGCTTCGAAAACGGCTTCTATAGAAACGATATCGGTCAGAGAGCACTGAAAGCACTGGAGGCATAG
- a CDS encoding phosphoribosylaminoimidazolecarboxamide formyltransferase → MKELELKYGCNPNQKPAKIYMEDGSDLPIQVLNGRPGYINFLDAFNSWQLVHEIRQSLGIPAAASFKHVSPTSAAVAVPMSDALKKACFVDDIEGLDESPVATAYARARGTDRMSSFGDWAALSDVCDETTAAILKREVSDGIIAPGYTDKALEILKGKKKGAYNIIQVDPDYVPAKQEKKQVFGVTFEQGHNDYTIGKNDFDNIVTENKTLSEEAKRDMVVALITLKYTQSNSVCYVKDGQAIGVGAGQQSRIHCTRLAGDKADHWMLRQSERVLNLPFREDIARATRDNTIDIYLGEDYEDVLADGIWETLFTEKPAPFTRDDQRAYLADISGVTLGSDAFFPFGDNIERAAKSGVSYVVQPGGSIRDQNVIDTCNKYDMVMAFTGLRLFHH, encoded by the coding sequence ATGAAGGAACTGGAACTGAAGTACGGATGCAATCCCAACCAGAAACCCGCCAAAATCTATATGGAGGATGGCAGTGACCTTCCAATCCAGGTATTGAACGGCAGACCGGGTTATATTAACTTTCTGGATGCCTTCAACAGCTGGCAGCTTGTACATGAGATCCGCCAGAGCCTCGGAATACCTGCCGCTGCTTCCTTCAAACACGTGAGCCCCACATCAGCGGCAGTTGCCGTACCCATGAGCGATGCTCTGAAGAAAGCCTGTTTTGTGGATGATATCGAGGGACTGGACGAATCGCCAGTGGCGACCGCCTATGCGAGAGCAAGAGGGACCGACAGGATGTCCTCCTTCGGCGACTGGGCAGCGCTTTCGGACGTATGCGATGAGACCACTGCTGCAATCCTGAAACGCGAGGTGTCCGACGGCATCATCGCTCCTGGGTACACGGACAAAGCCCTGGAGATCCTGAAAGGGAAGAAGAAGGGCGCCTATAACATCATCCAGGTGGATCCGGACTACGTGCCGGCGAAACAGGAAAAGAAACAGGTCTTTGGGGTGACCTTTGAGCAGGGACACAACGATTACACCATCGGGAAAAACGATTTCGACAATATAGTGACCGAAAACAAAACTCTGTCCGAAGAGGCCAAAAGAGACATGGTCGTTGCGCTGATCACTCTCAAGTATACTCAGTCCAACTCCGTATGCTACGTGAAGGACGGGCAAGCGATCGGGGTAGGGGCTGGGCAGCAGTCCAGGATCCATTGTACCAGACTTGCCGGAGACAAGGCAGACCACTGGATGCTCAGACAGTCGGAACGGGTGCTGAACCTTCCGTTCCGTGAAGATATCGCCAGGGCCACCAGAGATAACACCATCGATATCTACCTTGGCGAAGACTACGAGGATGTACTGGCGGACGGTATCTGGGAAACGCTCTTCACAGAGAAGCCGGCTCCCTTCACGAGGGATGACCAAAGGGCATACCTGGCAGACATCTCCGGAGTGACCCTTGGCAGCGATGCCTTCTTCCCCTTTGGAGACAACATCGAACGAGCCGCCAAGAGTGGTGTCAGTTATGTGGTTCAGCCGGGCGGTTCTATCAGGGACCAGAACGTTATCGACACCTGCAACAAGTACGATATGGTCATGGCCTTCACAGGTCTCAGGCTGTTCCATCACTAA
- a CDS encoding IMP cyclohydrolase, producing the protein MNVYERKSLKERIAGNPYVGRGIVIGRSKDGSKAACAYFIMGRSANSRNRVFLEQGDDLMIRPYDESKVEDPSLIIYYPIRVAGDMTIVTNGDQTDTIYDHMVTENESFADALRTREFEPDGPNWTPRISGLIDLSDDMTYKMSILKSQDAEGTACTRQFFEYVGQPGLGHFLHTYVTDGEPIPTFVGEPERVEIPDDIDELKDMIWENLDQNNRISLYVRYIDLKTGTTENRLINRNGGAE; encoded by the coding sequence ATGAACGTATATGAGAGAAAGAGCCTGAAAGAGCGGATTGCGGGAAACCCCTATGTTGGCCGTGGCATCGTCATCGGACGCAGTAAGGATGGGAGCAAGGCAGCCTGTGCCTACTTTATCATGGGACGTTCCGCCAACAGTCGCAACCGGGTGTTCCTGGAACAGGGGGACGACCTGATGATCCGTCCTTATGACGAAAGCAAAGTAGAGGATCCGTCGCTGATCATCTACTACCCAATTCGGGTAGCAGGGGATATGACCATTGTCACCAACGGGGATCAGACAGACACTATCTACGATCATATGGTAACGGAGAACGAGAGTTTTGCGGATGCTCTTAGGACGAGGGAGTTTGAACCGGATGGACCCAATTGGACTCCCAGAATCAGCGGACTCATCGATCTGTCTGATGATATGACTTATAAGATGTCTATTCTGAAGAGTCAGGATGCGGAGGGGACCGCCTGCACGAGACAATTCTTTGAATATGTAGGACAGCCTGGTCTTGGACACTTCCTGCATACCTATGTGACGGATGGAGAGCCTATCCCGACCTTTGTAGGCGAACCGGAGAGGGTAGAGATCCCTGATGACATCGACGAACTGAAGGATATGATCTGGGAGAATCTGGACCAGAATAACCGGATCTCCCTGTATGTGAGATATATTGACCTGAAGACGGGAACGACCGAAAACAGACTGATCAACAGAAATGGAGGAGCAGAATGA
- the purN gene encoding phosphoribosylglycinamide formyltransferase produces the protein MSVEKTRICVLVSGGGTNLQALLDAQKAGRITSGKIVLVGSNNPEAYALTRAAEHGVDSFVFTEEAALLDKLAEEEIDMIVLAGFLKILSPNVIRAYEGRIINIHPALIPSFCGKGCYGLHVHEKALEYGVKVTGATVHFVNEIPDGGQIIAQKAVDVLPEDTPETLQKRVMEQAEWILLPEATEAVAAEIRKGKN, from the coding sequence ATGTCAGTAGAAAAAACCAGAATCTGCGTGCTCGTTTCTGGCGGAGGCACCAACCTGCAGGCACTGCTTGACGCACAGAAGGCAGGGCGCATCACAAGCGGAAAGATCGTGCTGGTAGGGAGCAATAACCCTGAAGCCTATGCGCTGACAAGAGCGGCGGAGCACGGGGTGGACAGTTTTGTGTTCACAGAAGAGGCTGCGCTTCTGGACAAACTCGCCGAAGAAGAGATTGACATGATCGTGCTTGCGGGATTTCTGAAGATCCTTTCTCCGAATGTGATCCGTGCCTATGAAGGACGCATCATCAATATCCACCCGGCGTTGATCCCTTCCTTCTGTGGTAAAGGATGCTACGGGCTGCATGTTCACGAGAAAGCACTGGAGTATGGCGTCAAGGTGACGGGTGCTACCGTACACTTCGTCAATGAGATCCCTGACGGAGGACAGATCATCGCCCAGAAAGCTGTGGATGTTTTGCCGGAAGATACCCCGGAGACCCTGCAGAAACGGGTCATGGAACAGGCCGAGTGGATCCTGCTTCCGGAGGCAACGGAAGCAGTGGCCGCGGAGATCAGGAAAGGAAAGAATTAA
- the purM gene encoding phosphoribosylformylglycinamidine cyclo-ligase, with the protein MSKSFSESYKNAGVDITAGYKSVELMKEHIKKTMSFGDTSDLGGFGGLFGLDMTGLKEPVLVSGTDGVGTKLKLAFLMDKHDTVGIDCVAMCVNDILCVGAKPLFFLDYIACGKNYPEKIAQIVSGVAEGCVQSRSALIGGETAEMPGFYPEDEYDLAGFAVGVVDKSRVLDKTRIRPGDKVLALPSSGVHSNGFSLVRKVFDVENTDLSKTYPELDGKSLGETLLTPTKIYVKPMLALLDSVDVKSVAHITGGGFYENIPRSLPEGISVRINRSDVRVLPIFDLIAKEGEVPEHDMFNTYNMGVGMTVIVAPEEADKALSVLRKNGEDAYILGETIASDEGVVLCQ; encoded by the coding sequence ATGAGTAAGAGTTTCAGCGAAAGTTACAAGAATGCCGGAGTGGATATCACCGCTGGCTACAAGTCCGTAGAACTCATGAAAGAACACATCAAGAAGACAATGTCCTTCGGTGACACCTCCGACCTGGGTGGATTTGGGGGACTCTTTGGTCTGGACATGACAGGGCTTAAGGAACCGGTACTGGTCAGTGGGACTGATGGAGTAGGCACCAAGCTCAAGCTTGCGTTTCTCATGGACAAACATGACACCGTAGGCATAGACTGTGTGGCCATGTGTGTCAACGACATCCTGTGCGTAGGCGCCAAGCCGCTGTTCTTTCTGGATTACATCGCTTGTGGAAAGAACTATCCGGAGAAGATCGCTCAGATCGTCAGTGGCGTGGCAGAAGGCTGTGTCCAGTCCCGCAGTGCGCTGATTGGCGGCGAAACAGCAGAGATGCCTGGCTTCTACCCAGAAGACGAATATGATCTGGCCGGGTTTGCAGTGGGTGTGGTGGACAAATCAAGGGTTCTTGACAAAACCCGTATTCGGCCTGGAGACAAAGTCCTTGCATTGCCGAGTTCGGGGGTGCATTCCAATGGTTTTTCCCTCGTGCGGAAGGTCTTTGATGTCGAAAACACCGATCTCTCAAAGACTTATCCTGAACTGGACGGGAAATCCCTTGGCGAAACGCTCCTGACTCCCACCAAGATCTATGTAAAACCAATGCTTGCGCTTCTGGACTCAGTGGATGTCAAGTCTGTAGCACACATCACCGGCGGCGGCTTCTACGAAAATATCCCCAGATCACTGCCGGAAGGCATCAGTGTGAGAATAAACCGCAGTGATGTGCGCGTGCTCCCGATCTTCGATTTGATCGCAAAGGAAGGGGAGGTGCCAGAGCACGATATGTTCAACACCTATAACATGGGCGTAGGAATGACCGTCATCGTTGCTCCGGAAGAGGCTGACAAGGCTTTGTCCGTGCTCCGGAAGAACGGCGAAGATGCTTACATTCTCGGAGAAACCATCGCATCCGATGAGGGAGTTGTCCTATGTCAGTAG
- the purE gene encoding 5-(carboxyamino)imidazole ribonucleotide mutase, producing the protein MKKIGIIMGSDSDLPVVEKAIETLEDLDIPYEVHVYSAHRTPAIANDFSRNARKNGFAAIIAAAGKAAHLAGAIAANTTLPVIGIPIKSSTLDGVDALLSTVQMPSGIPVATVAIDGAKNAALLAAQIIAVEDEDLAEKLQSRREDATASVLKKNAAIEKKYNR; encoded by the coding sequence ATGAAAAAAATCGGCATTATCATGGGAAGTGACAGCGATCTGCCGGTGGTAGAGAAGGCTATCGAAACGTTGGAAGATCTGGACATTCCCTACGAAGTACATGTGTATTCCGCACACAGGACACCGGCCATCGCCAACGACTTTTCCAGAAACGCACGGAAAAACGGTTTTGCTGCCATTATTGCAGCTGCTGGTAAGGCAGCGCATCTGGCTGGTGCCATAGCCGCGAATACCACACTGCCTGTGATCGGAATTCCCATCAAGTCCAGTACACTAGACGGGGTGGATGCACTGCTTTCTACCGTACAGATGCCCAGTGGCATCCCTGTTGCGACGGTTGCCATCGATGGGGCCAAGAACGCCGCTCTGCTGGCGGCTCAGATCATCGCTGTTGAGGATGAAGATCTGGCCGAGAAACTGCAGTCCAGAAGAGAGGACGCGACAGCCAGTGTCCTGAAGAAAAACGCCGCTATTGAGAAGAAATACAACAGATAG
- the ruvX gene encoding Holliday junction resolvase RuvX, giving the protein MKRKIGLDVGDKTIGIAVSDPLGITAQGITTLERVGIRKDAGKVLDMVKEYDCDTIVMGLPLSMSGEDSEQTQKVRDFRTMLENKMRSTGMKGIDVQWQDERLTTVQAERILIAADVSRKKRKQVIDKQAAVVILQTYLDGIGM; this is encoded by the coding sequence ATGAAAAGAAAAATCGGACTTGATGTCGGCGACAAGACCATTGGTATCGCTGTGAGTGACCCCCTGGGCATCACTGCGCAAGGGATTACCACGTTAGAGAGAGTAGGCATCAGAAAGGACGCAGGGAAAGTGCTGGATATGGTGAAGGAATACGATTGCGACACCATTGTCATGGGACTTCCTCTTAGTATGAGCGGAGAAGACAGTGAACAGACGCAGAAGGTGCGTGATTTCCGCACAATGTTAGAAAACAAGATGCGCAGCACTGGAATGAAAGGAATCGATGTACAGTGGCAGGATGAACGTCTGACTACGGTACAGGCGGAGCGCATTCTGATCGCGGCAGATGTGAGCCGCAAGAAACGAAAACAGGTGATAGACAAGCAGGCGGCAGTTGTCATCCTGCAGACTTATCTGGATGGAATTGGTATGTAG